A genomic stretch from Oleomonas cavernae includes:
- a CDS encoding GFA family protein, giving the protein MSVSTGKCFCGAVEIEVSGAPEVMGYCHCGSCRSWSAGPVNAFTLWKPENVKVTKGAESVRHFSKTASSDRMYCGTCGGHLMTDHPPLGLIDVYAATIPGLAFKPGVHVNYAETVLPMKDGLPKLKDFPAEFGGSGIAIPE; this is encoded by the coding sequence GGGAAAATGCTTTTGCGGGGCGGTGGAAATCGAGGTCAGCGGGGCGCCGGAAGTGATGGGCTATTGCCATTGCGGCTCGTGCCGTTCCTGGTCGGCGGGGCCGGTCAATGCCTTCACCCTGTGGAAGCCCGAGAACGTCAAGGTCACGAAGGGGGCCGAGTCCGTCCGGCACTTCTCCAAGACCGCGTCGAGCGACCGGATGTATTGCGGCACGTGCGGCGGCCATCTCATGACCGACCACCCGCCGCTAGGCCTGATCGACGTCTATGCGGCGACCATCCCCGGCCTGGCCTTCAAGCCCGGCGTCCATGTCAACTATGCCGAAACCGTCCTGCCCATGAAGGACGGGTTGCCCAAGCTGAAGGATTTTCCGGCGGAGTTCGGCGGCTCGGGCATCGCCATCCCCGAGTAG
- a CDS encoding SAM-dependent methyltransferase: protein MAVPASSVGDKRLSAARRLFEHVATRLDGSIAVRLWDGSVIPLGPQADTRYQVTFDSAATLGSLLRRPTLENLVIHYAEGHIDLIGGDLIEFVEAAQAKRMKLKWRDLDKGLLLRSLWTLARARSTKAGAAYRYAEDEAARVASDRRHDKDYIQFHYDIGDDFYRLFLDPEMQYSCGYFTDFANGIEQAQKDKLDHICRKLRLKPGDRFLDVGCGWGGLVCHAALNYGVTAHGVTLSQNQHDFAVAKAARLGLADKVTIELKDYRLLTGKFDKIASIGMYEHVGIANYPAYFGKLLSLLRPGGVLLNHGITRRAKRDKKRFRRIRPENRLILKYIFPGSELDHIGHSVESMEASGFEVHDVEGLREHYAQTTRLWCQRLSARRDEAIAQVGEAKYRLWVAYLAGVSFAFKNGTLRLFQTVATRHNKNVPVELPPTRADLYR from the coding sequence GTGGCCGTACCAGCATCGAGTGTCGGGGACAAGCGCCTGAGCGCCGCCAGGCGCCTGTTCGAACATGTGGCGACCAGGCTGGACGGCAGCATCGCCGTACGCCTGTGGGACGGCAGCGTCATTCCCTTGGGTCCGCAGGCCGACACCAGGTATCAGGTGACCTTCGACTCGGCCGCGACCTTGGGCAGCCTGCTGCGCCGGCCGACGCTCGAAAACCTCGTGATCCACTATGCCGAGGGGCATATCGACCTGATCGGCGGCGACCTGATCGAGTTCGTCGAGGCGGCCCAGGCCAAGCGCATGAAGCTGAAATGGCGCGACCTGGACAAGGGCCTGCTGCTGCGCAGCCTGTGGACGCTCGCCCGCGCCCGCTCGACCAAGGCGGGTGCTGCCTATCGCTACGCGGAAGACGAGGCGGCGCGCGTCGCCTCGGACCGGCGTCACGACAAGGATTACATCCAGTTCCACTACGACATCGGCGACGATTTCTACCGCCTCTTCCTCGATCCCGAGATGCAGTATTCCTGCGGCTATTTCACCGATTTCGCCAATGGGATCGAGCAGGCGCAGAAGGACAAGCTCGACCATATCTGCCGCAAACTGCGGCTCAAACCCGGCGACCGCTTCCTCGACGTCGGCTGCGGCTGGGGCGGGCTGGTGTGCCATGCCGCACTCAACTACGGCGTCACCGCCCACGGCGTGACCCTGTCGCAGAACCAGCATGATTTCGCGGTCGCCAAGGCGGCGCGTTTGGGGCTGGCGGACAAGGTGACGATCGAGCTGAAGGACTACCGCCTGCTCACCGGCAAGTTCGACAAGATCGCCTCCATCGGCATGTACGAGCACGTCGGCATCGCCAACTACCCGGCCTATTTCGGCAAGCTCCTCTCCCTGCTGCGGCCGGGCGGCGTGCTGCTCAACCACGGCATCACCCGGCGGGCCAAGCGCGACAAGAAGCGCTTCCGCCGCATCCGCCCGGAAAACCGCCTGATCCTGAAATACATCTTCCCCGGCTCCGAGCTCGACCATATCGGCCATTCGGTGGAGAGCATGGAGGCCAGCGGCTTCGAGGTGCACGATGTCGAGGGCCTGCGCGAGCACTACGCCCAGACCACCCGCCTGTGGTGCCAGCGCCTGTCGGCCCGCCGGGACGAGGCCATCGCCCAGGTGGGCGAGGCCAAGTACCGCCTGTGGGTGGCCTATCTGGCCGGCGTCTCCTTCGCCTTCAAGAACGGCACCCTGCGCCTGTTCCAGACCGTCGCCACGCGCCACAACAAGAA